The Impatiens glandulifera chromosome 3, dImpGla2.1, whole genome shotgun sequence genome contains a region encoding:
- the LOC124929190 gene encoding ATPase 11, plasma membrane-type-like: MEADKTISLEAINKEAVDLENIPIEEVFEKLNCTKEGLSTDDVQKRLEVFGYNKLEEKKENKILKFLGFMWNPLSWVMEVAAIMAICVPHKSHNSNGPVVDYPDFIGIVMLLIINSTISFIEENNAGNAAAALMARLAPKAKVLRDGKWSEEDACVLVPGDIVSIKLGDIIPADARLLEGDPLKIDQSALTGESLPVTKNPGDGVYSGSTCKQGEIEAVVIATGVHTFFGKAAHLVETTIHIGHFQKVLTAIGNFCICSIATGMVIEVIVVCAREKKDFSEAVDNLLVLLIGGIPIAMPTVLSVTMAIGSHRLSQQGAITKRMTAIEEMAGMDVLCSDKTGTLTLNKLSVDKNMVEVFAQGVDKDMVVLMAARASRLENQDAIDCAIVSMLADPKEARAGITEVHFLPFNPTDKRTALTYIDSKGKMQRVSKGAPEQILNLARNKSEIQKKVHSIIDRFAERGLRSLAVAMQEVPAGTKESPGGPWEFVGLLPLFDPPRHDSAETIRRALDLGVSVKMITGDQLAIAKETGRRLGMGTNMYPSSSLLGGHKDDSIAALPVEELIEKADGFAGVFPEHKYEIVKILQGRKHICGMTGDGVNDAPALKKADIGIAVADATDAARSASDIVLTEPGLSVIISAVLTSRAIFQRMKNYTIYAVSITIRIVLGFLLLSALWKFNFPPFMVLVIAILNDGTIMTISKDRVKPSPLPDSWRLSEIFATGVVIGTYLALTTVLFFYLMYETSFFANHFNIKDFNHHLSKFDNLKATKELNAQLASAVYLQVSTISQALIFVTRSRGWSFTERPGLLLLAAFVIAQLAATLVSAEVTLEFTNIAKIGWGWTGVIWLYNIITYLFLDPIKFGVRYALSGRAWNLILNQKTAFNTQKDFGKEAREAAWATEQRTLHGLQSMESKIIDKHTLRDISIMAEEAKRRAEIARLREIHTLKGKVESFAKLRGLDIDVNPHYTV, translated from the exons ATGGAAGCAGACAAGACAATTTCCCTCGAGGCTATCAACAAAGAGGCTGTTGATCTG GAGAACATTCCTATTGAAGAAGTTTTTGAGAAACTGAATTGTACAAAAGAAGGTCTTAGTACTGATGATGTCCAAAAGCGTTTAGAAGTGTTTGGATATAATAAGCTTGAAGAAAAAAAG GAAAATAAGATACTCAAGTTTCTAGGTTTCATGTGGAATCCTCTGTCATGGGTCATGGAAGTAGCAGCAATCATGGCAATCTGTGTCCCACACAAGTCG CATAACTCCAACGGCCCAGTAGTGGACTACCCTGATTTTATTGGCATTGTGATGCTCCTTATAATAAACTCAACCATCAGTTTTATAGAGGAAAACAATGCTGGAAATGCAGCCGCTGCTCTTATGGCTCGATTGGCTCCAAAAGCTAAG GTCTTACGTGACGGAAAATGGAGTGAGGAGGATGCTTGTGTTTTGGTTCCTGGGGATATTGTCAGTATCAAACTAGGAGACATAATTCCTGCTGATGCACGTCTCCTTGAAGGAGATCCTCTGAAAATTGATCAG TCTGCCCTCACAGGAGAGTCACTTCCCGTGACAAAGAATCCTGGAGACGGTGTATACTCTGGATCAACATGTAAGCAAGGTGAAATTGAAGCAGTGGTTATTGCAACTGGAGTACACACATTCTTTGGGAAGGCAGCTCATTTAGTGGAAACTACCATCCATATAGGGCATTTTCAGAAG GTGTTGACTGCAATTGGAAATTTCTGTATTTGCTCAATAGCTACAGGGATGGTAATTGAAGTCATCGTGGTTTGTGCTCGTGAAAAGAAAGATTTTAGTGAAGCGGTGGATAATCTCCTAGTACTACTTATCGGTGGAATCCCCATTGCTATGCCAACTGTTCTTTCTGTTACAATGGCAATTGGTTCTCATCGCTTATCACAACAG GGTGCCATAACCAAACGAATGACAGCTATTGAGGAAATGGCTGGTATGGACGTGTTATGCAGTGATAAAACTGGCACTCTAACACTTAACAAACTTTCCGTGGACAAAAATATGGTTGAG GTTTTTGCCCAAGGTGTAGATAAGGATATGGTGGTGTTAATGGCTGCAAGAGCCTCCAGATTGGAGAACCAGGATGCAATTGATTGTGCCATTGTTTCAATGTTGGCGGATCCTAAGGAG GCACGAGCTGGAATTACAGAAGTTCACTTCCTTCCATTTAATCCCACTGATAAGAGGACAGCACTGACATATATAGACAGTAAAGGCAAAATGCAAAGAGTGAGCAAAGGAGCACCAGAACAG ATTCTCAACCTTGCACGCAACAAATCAGAAATCCAGAAAAAGGTCCACTCTATTATAGATAGATTTGCAGAGCGTGGACTTCGTTCGCTTGCAGTTGCAATGCAG GAAGTACCTGCTGGAACCAAAGAGAGTCCAGGAGGACCATGGGAATTCGTTGGTCTTCTTCCTCTCTTTGATCCACCTCGCCATGATAGTGCGGAGACAATTAGAAGAGCCTTAGATCTTGGAGTCAGTGTAAAGATGATAACAG GTGACCAACTGGCAATAGCTAAGGAGACTGGAAGAAGGCTTGGTATGGGTACCAACATGTATCCATCATCATCTCTGCTAGGTGGTCATAAGGATGATTCTATTGCAGCTCTACCAGTTGAGGAGCTCATTGAAAAAGCTGATGGATTTGCTGGTGTTTTTCCTG AGCACAAATATGAGATTGTAAAGATATTACAAGGTAGAAAGCATATATGTGGAATGACTGGCGACGGAGTCAACGATGCACCTGCATTGAAGAAAGCAGACATAGGAATTGCGGTGGCTGATGCAACTGATGCTGCTCGAAGTGCCTCCGACATAGTTCTGACTGAACCTGGATTGAGTGTCATCATAAGTGCTGTCTTAACTAGCCGTGCCATCTTTCAGAGGATGAAGAACTACACT ATATATGCAGTCTCTATTACAATCCGTATTGTG CTCGGATTTCTATTGCTGTCTGCCTTATGGAAATTTAATTTCCCACCATTCATGGTTCTTGTAATTGCAATACTCAACGATG GTACCATCATGACAATATCCAAAGACAGAGTCAAACCATCTCCATTACCCGACAGTTGGAGACTCAGTGAGATTTTTGCCACTGGGGTCGTCATTGGGACTTATCTTGCTTTGACAACTGTTCTGTTTTTCTATCTAATGTACGAAACCAGTTTCTTTGCG AATCATTTCAATATCAAGGATTTCAACCATCACCTTAGCAAGTTTGATAACCTTAAGGCTACCAAGGAACTAAATGCACAGCTAGCATCTGCTGTGTACCTTCAAGTCAGCACCATTAGTCAAGCCTTAATTTTTGTTACTCGCTCCAGAGGATGGTCATTTACTGAAAGACCCggccttcttcttcttgccgCCTTTGTCATTGCACAACTG GCTGCTACTTTAGTATCAGCAGAGGTTACGTTGGAATTCACAAACATCGCAAAGATTGGTTGGGGATGGACAGGTGTCATCTGGTTGTACAATATTATAACATACTTGTTTCTAGATCCTATCAAATTTGGCGTTCGATATGCACTTAGTGGGAGAGCCTGGAACCTTATATTGAACCAGAAG ACTGCTTTCAATACCCAAAAGGATTTCGGTAAGGAGGCAAGGGAGGCGGCATGGGCAACTGAGCAGAGGACCCTTCATGGCCTTCAGTCCATGGagtcaaaaataattgataaacatACTCTTAGGGACATCAGCATCATGGCTGAAGAAGCTAAAAGGCGTGCAGAAATCGCAAG ACTAAGGGAGATCCACACTCTGAAAGGGAAGGTGGAATCATTTGCTAAGCTAAGAGGACTAGACATTGATGTTAATCCACATTATACTGTATGA